One region of Oncorhynchus nerka isolate Pitt River linkage group LG22, Oner_Uvic_2.0, whole genome shotgun sequence genomic DNA includes:
- the LOC115104907 gene encoding GRB2-associated and regulator of MAPK protein 1-like isoform X1 gives MDLGSMLYNNLKDVSWSTTSLPLDRLVSVYRLPQIVKLDSGELVDVLRDNDYLLIHSCRQWTTITAHSLEEGHYVIGPKIEIPVHYEGQFKLLEQDRDVKEPVQYFNSVEEVAKAFPERVYVMEEITFNVKMASGECNEDTEVYNITLSTGDELTLMGQAEILYAKASKEKSRFNTIFKKIGKLNSISKIASRGKMPCLICMNHRTNESVSLPFQCKGRFSTCSPLELQMQEGEHTIRNIVEKTRLPVNVSVPGSPPRNQHDVHLIRESHRYKLVNIQTKTVVVGCVLRSNKIIPVHFPLHMASMPKFIIPEGLLQNELWLDTMVHRWFTYCQEQFDIDDYSRAVRDVRTDWNDVDGRSPKKSSDGSSNGCPSHMPSSLTYARDELTQSFHRLSVCVYGNNLHSNSEVNLQGCMTLCGDWVLLPSEGVLADSVDTEYLFPELLEDMSKSDVPYEELWLDHLRSSRGRGGHSVGGEDPRGTSNTIATSTAVISYPASSCHMGPMVSSEICLAPPPVPPKSEAVKVECRHLNAPPIPPRSSKQMMSTPTPAVAKARQTETRSPSPTLSYYSSGLHSISGGENEVTEADEQNHVCYPCNWVKGNKECLTASHVSPPLDSVLSCPSRLSWPNDFCGGDSQSMEEFLPIPCRSYYSYPRKRPSGTPKSPCLLDFDRKEQKGGSAIPLKSHKASYTNQFCTKSLSYTLEMYRDNMIDECNTKQSLSCPILPPRTPKSNETCKDSVEDTAQDTLKCLVSQQHNQVTTTEIFSISYPPLSPLSSPSLPAPGGQWQPPTNLSGLSIEEVSKSLRFIGISGDIVSSFVTEKIDGNLLLQLTEEILTEDFKLSKLQVKKLMQFIKGWRPKI, from the exons ATGGACCTTGGATCAATGCTGTACAACAATTTGAAAGATGTATCATGGAGCACGACGTCTTTACCCTTAGATCGACTTGTCAGTGTTTATAGATTGCCCCAAATTGTGAAGTTGGACAGTG GTGAGTTGGTGGACGTCTTACGAGACAATGACTACCTCTTGATTCATTCCTGTCGTCAATGGACTACAATCACTGCACACAGTCTGGAGGAAGGCCATTATGTCATTGGGCCCAAAATAGAGATCCCGGTACATTATGAAG GTCAGTTTAAGCTGCTGGAGCAGGACAGAGATGTCAAGGAGCCGGTGCAGTACTTCaacagtgtggaggaggtggcCAAAGCATTTCCCGAACGGGTGTATGTCATGGAGGAAATTACGTTCAATGTGAAG ATGGCTTCGGGCGAATGCAACGAGGACACGGAGGTGTACAACATCACACTAAGCACCGGTGATGAGCTCACCCTCATGGGCCAGGCAGAGATCCTGTACGCCAAGGCGTCCAAGGAGAAGTCTCGCTTCAACACCATCTTCAAGAAAATCGGCAAGCTCAACTCCATCAGCAAGATCGCGAGCCGTGGCAAGATGCCCTGCCTCATCTGCATGAACCACCGGACCAACGAGAGTGTCAGCCTGCCCTTCCAGTGTAAGGGTCGCTTCAGCACCTGCAGCCCCCTAGAGCTTCAGATGCAGGAGGGGGAGCACACCATCCGCAACATCGTGGAGAAGACCCGACTGCCCGTCAACGTCAGCGTGCCTGGCAGCCCGCCGCGCAACCAGCATGACGTCCACCTGATCCGCGAGAGTCACCGCTACAAGTTGGTCAACATCCAGACCAAGACGGTGGTGGTGGGCTGCGTGCTGCGCAGTAACAAGATCATCCCCGTCCACTTCCCGCTCCACATGGCCTCCATGCCCAAGTTCATCATCCCTGAAGGGTTGCTTCAGAACGAGCTGTGGCTGGACACCATGGTGCACCGCTGGTTCACCTACTGCCAGGAGCAGTTTGACATTGACGACTATTCCCGTGCTGTGCGTGATGTCAGGACCGACTGGAATGACGTTGATGGGAGGAGCCCCAAGAagagtagtgatggtagcagcaACGGCTGCCCCTCGCACATGCCCAGCTCTCTCACGTACGCCCGTGACGAGCTTACCCAGTCATTCCACCGGCTCTCGGTGTGTGTCTATGGCAACAACCTGCACAGCAACAGCGAGGTCAACCTGCAGGGCTGCATGACACTGTGCGGAGACTGGGTGCTCCTGCCATCCGAGGGCGTGCTGGCTGATTCAGTTGACACAGAGTACCTCTTCCCTGAGCTGCTGGAGGACATGAGCAAGTCAGATGTTCCCTACGAGGAGCTGTGGCTGGACCACTTGAGATCAAGTCGGGGAAGAGGAGGGCACAGTGTAGGCGGCGAGGATCCAAGAGGCACCAGCAACACCATCGCCACCTCCACGGCTGTCATATCATACCCCGCCTCCTCCTGTCATATGGGTCCAATGGTCAGCTCTGAAATCTGTCTAGCTCCGCCCCCAGTCCCACCAAAGTCTGAAGCT GTGAAGGTAGAATGCCGTCATTTGAACGCCCCTCCCATTCCCCCCCGAAGTTCCAAGCAGATGATGTCCACCCCAACGCCGGCTGTAGCTAAGGCTCGGCAGACGGAAACGCGCTCTCCAAGCCCCACTCTCTCCTATTATTCCTCAGGCCTACACAGCAT CAGTGGAGGAGAGAATGAAGTGACCGAGGCAGACGAGCAGAACCACGTATGTTACCCCTGTAACTGGGTCAAGGGCAACAAGGAGTGCCTGACAGCATCCCACGTGAGCCCACCTCTCGACAGCGTACTCTCCTGCCCTTCTAGACTATCGTGGCCCAACGACTTCTGTGGAGGGGATTCTCAAAGCATGGAGGAGTTCCTGCCCATCCCCTGTCGAAGTTACTACAGCTATCCTAGAAAAAGACCCTCTGGCACCCCCAAGTCGCCATGCCTTTTGGACTTtgatagaaaagagcagaagggCGGTAGCGCCATCCCCTTGAAATCCCACAAAGCCTCATACACTAATCAGTTTTGCACCAAGTCGTTGAGCTACACCCTGGAAATGTACAGAGACAATATGATAGACGAATGTAACACTAAACAAAGCCTATCGTGCCCCATCTTGCCACCGAGGACGCCCAAATCAAACGAGACATGTAAAGATTCTGTCGAAGATACGGCACAGGACACTCTAAAGTGCCTGGTCAGCCAACAACACAACCAGGTCACAACGACAGAAATATTCTCCATCTCCTATCCCCCCCTATCGccactgtcctccccctccctgccaGCCCCCGGAGGACAATGGCAACCACCCACCAACCTCTCTGGACTTTCCATCGAAGAGGTGTCCAAATCGTTACGGTTCATCGGCATTTCCGGTGACATTGTGTCTTCGTTCGTGACAGAGAAAATCGATGGGAATCTACTTCTGCAGCTTACGGAGGAGATTCTGACGGAGGACTTCAAGTTAAGCAAACTCCAAGTGAAGAAACTCATGCAGTTTATTAAAGGTTGGAGGCCTAAAATATAG
- the LOC115104907 gene encoding GRB2-associated and regulator of MAPK protein 1-like isoform X2, whose protein sequence is MDLGSMLYNNLKDVSWSTTSLPLDRLVSVYRLPQIVKLDSGELVDVLRDNDYLLIHSCRQWTTITAHSLEEGHYVIGPKIEIPVHYEGQFKLLEQDRDVKEPVQYFNSVEEVAKAFPERVYVMEEITFNVKMASGECNEDTEVYNITLSTGDELTLMGQAEILYAKASKEKSRFNTIFKKIGKLNSISKIASRGKMPCLICMNHRTNESVSLPFQCKGRFSTCSPLELQMQEGEHTIRNIVEKTRLPVNVSVPGSPPRNQHDVHLIRESHRYKLVNIQTKTVVVGCVLRSNKIIPVHFPLHMASMPKFIIPEGLLQNELWLDTMVHRWFTYCQEQFDIDDYSRAVRDVRTDWNDVDGRSPKKSSDGSSNGCPSHMPSSLTYARDELTQSFHRLSVCVYGNNLHSNSEVNLQGCMTLCGDWVLLPSEGVLADSVDTEYLFPELLEDMSKSDVPYEELWLDHLRSSRGRGGHSVGGEDPRGTSNTIATSTAVISYPASSCHMGPMVSSEICLAPPPVPPKSEAVKVECRHLNAPPIPPRSSKQMMSTPTPAVAKARQTETRSPSPTLSYYSSGLHSIGGENEVTEADEQNHVCYPCNWVKGNKECLTASHVSPPLDSVLSCPSRLSWPNDFCGGDSQSMEEFLPIPCRSYYSYPRKRPSGTPKSPCLLDFDRKEQKGGSAIPLKSHKASYTNQFCTKSLSYTLEMYRDNMIDECNTKQSLSCPILPPRTPKSNETCKDSVEDTAQDTLKCLVSQQHNQVTTTEIFSISYPPLSPLSSPSLPAPGGQWQPPTNLSGLSIEEVSKSLRFIGISGDIVSSFVTEKIDGNLLLQLTEEILTEDFKLSKLQVKKLMQFIKGWRPKI, encoded by the exons ATGGACCTTGGATCAATGCTGTACAACAATTTGAAAGATGTATCATGGAGCACGACGTCTTTACCCTTAGATCGACTTGTCAGTGTTTATAGATTGCCCCAAATTGTGAAGTTGGACAGTG GTGAGTTGGTGGACGTCTTACGAGACAATGACTACCTCTTGATTCATTCCTGTCGTCAATGGACTACAATCACTGCACACAGTCTGGAGGAAGGCCATTATGTCATTGGGCCCAAAATAGAGATCCCGGTACATTATGAAG GTCAGTTTAAGCTGCTGGAGCAGGACAGAGATGTCAAGGAGCCGGTGCAGTACTTCaacagtgtggaggaggtggcCAAAGCATTTCCCGAACGGGTGTATGTCATGGAGGAAATTACGTTCAATGTGAAG ATGGCTTCGGGCGAATGCAACGAGGACACGGAGGTGTACAACATCACACTAAGCACCGGTGATGAGCTCACCCTCATGGGCCAGGCAGAGATCCTGTACGCCAAGGCGTCCAAGGAGAAGTCTCGCTTCAACACCATCTTCAAGAAAATCGGCAAGCTCAACTCCATCAGCAAGATCGCGAGCCGTGGCAAGATGCCCTGCCTCATCTGCATGAACCACCGGACCAACGAGAGTGTCAGCCTGCCCTTCCAGTGTAAGGGTCGCTTCAGCACCTGCAGCCCCCTAGAGCTTCAGATGCAGGAGGGGGAGCACACCATCCGCAACATCGTGGAGAAGACCCGACTGCCCGTCAACGTCAGCGTGCCTGGCAGCCCGCCGCGCAACCAGCATGACGTCCACCTGATCCGCGAGAGTCACCGCTACAAGTTGGTCAACATCCAGACCAAGACGGTGGTGGTGGGCTGCGTGCTGCGCAGTAACAAGATCATCCCCGTCCACTTCCCGCTCCACATGGCCTCCATGCCCAAGTTCATCATCCCTGAAGGGTTGCTTCAGAACGAGCTGTGGCTGGACACCATGGTGCACCGCTGGTTCACCTACTGCCAGGAGCAGTTTGACATTGACGACTATTCCCGTGCTGTGCGTGATGTCAGGACCGACTGGAATGACGTTGATGGGAGGAGCCCCAAGAagagtagtgatggtagcagcaACGGCTGCCCCTCGCACATGCCCAGCTCTCTCACGTACGCCCGTGACGAGCTTACCCAGTCATTCCACCGGCTCTCGGTGTGTGTCTATGGCAACAACCTGCACAGCAACAGCGAGGTCAACCTGCAGGGCTGCATGACACTGTGCGGAGACTGGGTGCTCCTGCCATCCGAGGGCGTGCTGGCTGATTCAGTTGACACAGAGTACCTCTTCCCTGAGCTGCTGGAGGACATGAGCAAGTCAGATGTTCCCTACGAGGAGCTGTGGCTGGACCACTTGAGATCAAGTCGGGGAAGAGGAGGGCACAGTGTAGGCGGCGAGGATCCAAGAGGCACCAGCAACACCATCGCCACCTCCACGGCTGTCATATCATACCCCGCCTCCTCCTGTCATATGGGTCCAATGGTCAGCTCTGAAATCTGTCTAGCTCCGCCCCCAGTCCCACCAAAGTCTGAAGCT GTGAAGGTAGAATGCCGTCATTTGAACGCCCCTCCCATTCCCCCCCGAAGTTCCAAGCAGATGATGTCCACCCCAACGCCGGCTGTAGCTAAGGCTCGGCAGACGGAAACGCGCTCTCCAAGCCCCACTCTCTCCTATTATTCCTCAGGCCTACACAGCAT TGGAGGAGAGAATGAAGTGACCGAGGCAGACGAGCAGAACCACGTATGTTACCCCTGTAACTGGGTCAAGGGCAACAAGGAGTGCCTGACAGCATCCCACGTGAGCCCACCTCTCGACAGCGTACTCTCCTGCCCTTCTAGACTATCGTGGCCCAACGACTTCTGTGGAGGGGATTCTCAAAGCATGGAGGAGTTCCTGCCCATCCCCTGTCGAAGTTACTACAGCTATCCTAGAAAAAGACCCTCTGGCACCCCCAAGTCGCCATGCCTTTTGGACTTtgatagaaaagagcagaagggCGGTAGCGCCATCCCCTTGAAATCCCACAAAGCCTCATACACTAATCAGTTTTGCACCAAGTCGTTGAGCTACACCCTGGAAATGTACAGAGACAATATGATAGACGAATGTAACACTAAACAAAGCCTATCGTGCCCCATCTTGCCACCGAGGACGCCCAAATCAAACGAGACATGTAAAGATTCTGTCGAAGATACGGCACAGGACACTCTAAAGTGCCTGGTCAGCCAACAACACAACCAGGTCACAACGACAGAAATATTCTCCATCTCCTATCCCCCCCTATCGccactgtcctccccctccctgccaGCCCCCGGAGGACAATGGCAACCACCCACCAACCTCTCTGGACTTTCCATCGAAGAGGTGTCCAAATCGTTACGGTTCATCGGCATTTCCGGTGACATTGTGTCTTCGTTCGTGACAGAGAAAATCGATGGGAATCTACTTCTGCAGCTTACGGAGGAGATTCTGACGGAGGACTTCAAGTTAAGCAAACTCCAAGTGAAGAAACTCATGCAGTTTATTAAAGGTTGGAGGCCTAAAATATAG
- the LOC115104907 gene encoding GRB2-associated and regulator of MAPK protein 1-like isoform X3: MASGECNEDTEVYNITLSTGDELTLMGQAEILYAKASKEKSRFNTIFKKIGKLNSISKIASRGKMPCLICMNHRTNESVSLPFQCKGRFSTCSPLELQMQEGEHTIRNIVEKTRLPVNVSVPGSPPRNQHDVHLIRESHRYKLVNIQTKTVVVGCVLRSNKIIPVHFPLHMASMPKFIIPEGLLQNELWLDTMVHRWFTYCQEQFDIDDYSRAVRDVRTDWNDVDGRSPKKSSDGSSNGCPSHMPSSLTYARDELTQSFHRLSVCVYGNNLHSNSEVNLQGCMTLCGDWVLLPSEGVLADSVDTEYLFPELLEDMSKSDVPYEELWLDHLRSSRGRGGHSVGGEDPRGTSNTIATSTAVISYPASSCHMGPMVSSEICLAPPPVPPKSEAVKVECRHLNAPPIPPRSSKQMMSTPTPAVAKARQTETRSPSPTLSYYSSGLHSISGGENEVTEADEQNHVCYPCNWVKGNKECLTASHVSPPLDSVLSCPSRLSWPNDFCGGDSQSMEEFLPIPCRSYYSYPRKRPSGTPKSPCLLDFDRKEQKGGSAIPLKSHKASYTNQFCTKSLSYTLEMYRDNMIDECNTKQSLSCPILPPRTPKSNETCKDSVEDTAQDTLKCLVSQQHNQVTTTEIFSISYPPLSPLSSPSLPAPGGQWQPPTNLSGLSIEEVSKSLRFIGISGDIVSSFVTEKIDGNLLLQLTEEILTEDFKLSKLQVKKLMQFIKGWRPKI, encoded by the exons ATGGCTTCGGGCGAATGCAACGAGGACACGGAGGTGTACAACATCACACTAAGCACCGGTGATGAGCTCACCCTCATGGGCCAGGCAGAGATCCTGTACGCCAAGGCGTCCAAGGAGAAGTCTCGCTTCAACACCATCTTCAAGAAAATCGGCAAGCTCAACTCCATCAGCAAGATCGCGAGCCGTGGCAAGATGCCCTGCCTCATCTGCATGAACCACCGGACCAACGAGAGTGTCAGCCTGCCCTTCCAGTGTAAGGGTCGCTTCAGCACCTGCAGCCCCCTAGAGCTTCAGATGCAGGAGGGGGAGCACACCATCCGCAACATCGTGGAGAAGACCCGACTGCCCGTCAACGTCAGCGTGCCTGGCAGCCCGCCGCGCAACCAGCATGACGTCCACCTGATCCGCGAGAGTCACCGCTACAAGTTGGTCAACATCCAGACCAAGACGGTGGTGGTGGGCTGCGTGCTGCGCAGTAACAAGATCATCCCCGTCCACTTCCCGCTCCACATGGCCTCCATGCCCAAGTTCATCATCCCTGAAGGGTTGCTTCAGAACGAGCTGTGGCTGGACACCATGGTGCACCGCTGGTTCACCTACTGCCAGGAGCAGTTTGACATTGACGACTATTCCCGTGCTGTGCGTGATGTCAGGACCGACTGGAATGACGTTGATGGGAGGAGCCCCAAGAagagtagtgatggtagcagcaACGGCTGCCCCTCGCACATGCCCAGCTCTCTCACGTACGCCCGTGACGAGCTTACCCAGTCATTCCACCGGCTCTCGGTGTGTGTCTATGGCAACAACCTGCACAGCAACAGCGAGGTCAACCTGCAGGGCTGCATGACACTGTGCGGAGACTGGGTGCTCCTGCCATCCGAGGGCGTGCTGGCTGATTCAGTTGACACAGAGTACCTCTTCCCTGAGCTGCTGGAGGACATGAGCAAGTCAGATGTTCCCTACGAGGAGCTGTGGCTGGACCACTTGAGATCAAGTCGGGGAAGAGGAGGGCACAGTGTAGGCGGCGAGGATCCAAGAGGCACCAGCAACACCATCGCCACCTCCACGGCTGTCATATCATACCCCGCCTCCTCCTGTCATATGGGTCCAATGGTCAGCTCTGAAATCTGTCTAGCTCCGCCCCCAGTCCCACCAAAGTCTGAAGCT GTGAAGGTAGAATGCCGTCATTTGAACGCCCCTCCCATTCCCCCCCGAAGTTCCAAGCAGATGATGTCCACCCCAACGCCGGCTGTAGCTAAGGCTCGGCAGACGGAAACGCGCTCTCCAAGCCCCACTCTCTCCTATTATTCCTCAGGCCTACACAGCAT CAGTGGAGGAGAGAATGAAGTGACCGAGGCAGACGAGCAGAACCACGTATGTTACCCCTGTAACTGGGTCAAGGGCAACAAGGAGTGCCTGACAGCATCCCACGTGAGCCCACCTCTCGACAGCGTACTCTCCTGCCCTTCTAGACTATCGTGGCCCAACGACTTCTGTGGAGGGGATTCTCAAAGCATGGAGGAGTTCCTGCCCATCCCCTGTCGAAGTTACTACAGCTATCCTAGAAAAAGACCCTCTGGCACCCCCAAGTCGCCATGCCTTTTGGACTTtgatagaaaagagcagaagggCGGTAGCGCCATCCCCTTGAAATCCCACAAAGCCTCATACACTAATCAGTTTTGCACCAAGTCGTTGAGCTACACCCTGGAAATGTACAGAGACAATATGATAGACGAATGTAACACTAAACAAAGCCTATCGTGCCCCATCTTGCCACCGAGGACGCCCAAATCAAACGAGACATGTAAAGATTCTGTCGAAGATACGGCACAGGACACTCTAAAGTGCCTGGTCAGCCAACAACACAACCAGGTCACAACGACAGAAATATTCTCCATCTCCTATCCCCCCCTATCGccactgtcctccccctccctgccaGCCCCCGGAGGACAATGGCAACCACCCACCAACCTCTCTGGACTTTCCATCGAAGAGGTGTCCAAATCGTTACGGTTCATCGGCATTTCCGGTGACATTGTGTCTTCGTTCGTGACAGAGAAAATCGATGGGAATCTACTTCTGCAGCTTACGGAGGAGATTCTGACGGAGGACTTCAAGTTAAGCAAACTCCAAGTGAAGAAACTCATGCAGTTTATTAAAGGTTGGAGGCCTAAAATATAG